A stretch of Synechococcus sp. MIT S9220 DNA encodes these proteins:
- the chlG gene encoding chlorophyll synthase ChlG yields MSDARQLLGMKGASGTTNIWKLRLQLMKPVTWIPLIWGVVCGAAASGNYEWRLDHVLAAIACMLMSGPLLAGYTQTINDYYDRDIDAINEPYRPIPSGAISLGQVRLQIWVLLLSGLAVAWGLDQWAQHTTPVLFLLAIGGSFVSYIYSAPPLKLKQNGWLGNYALGASYIALPWWAGQALFGQLTWATALLTLAYSLAGLGIAVVNDFKSVEGDRALGLQSLPVAFGIGPASWISAGMIDLFQLLMVAVLIAIGQHFAAVLLVLLIVPQITFQDIWLLRDPVAYDVKYQASAQPFLVLGMLVTALAIGHSPLTQGM; encoded by the coding sequence GTGAGTGACGCCCGACAGCTGCTCGGCATGAAGGGTGCCAGTGGCACCACCAACATTTGGAAGCTGCGTCTGCAGCTGATGAAGCCGGTCACCTGGATCCCCTTGATTTGGGGCGTTGTCTGCGGCGCTGCGGCAAGTGGGAACTACGAATGGCGTCTTGATCACGTGCTCGCCGCCATCGCCTGCATGCTGATGAGTGGCCCCCTACTGGCGGGTTACACCCAAACCATCAACGACTACTACGACCGCGACATCGACGCGATCAATGAGCCCTACCGGCCGATCCCATCCGGCGCGATCTCACTGGGACAGGTCAGGCTGCAGATCTGGGTGTTGCTGCTGAGCGGACTAGCTGTGGCCTGGGGTCTTGACCAATGGGCCCAGCACACCACCCCTGTGCTCTTTCTGCTGGCTATCGGCGGGTCTTTCGTCAGCTACATCTATTCCGCTCCTCCCCTCAAGCTCAAACAAAACGGCTGGCTTGGTAACTACGCCCTGGGCGCCAGTTACATCGCGCTTCCCTGGTGGGCAGGCCAGGCACTCTTCGGTCAACTCACTTGGGCGACCGCTCTGCTCACCCTGGCCTACAGCCTTGCAGGGTTGGGGATCGCCGTGGTGAACGACTTCAAAAGTGTGGAAGGTGATCGTGCCCTCGGGCTTCAGTCACTTCCGGTTGCATTCGGAATTGGCCCCGCAAGCTGGATCAGCGCTGGGATGATTGATCTGTTTCAGCTGCTGATGGTTGCGGTGCTGATCGCGATCGGGCAGCATTTTGCTGCTGTTCTTCTTGTTCTGCTGATCGTGCCCCAGATCACCTTTCAGGACATCTGGCTGCTGCGCGATCCCGTGGCCTATGACGTGAAATATCAGGCGAGCGCGCAACCCTTTCTGGTGCTGGGAATGCTGGTCACCGCCTTAGCGATTGGTCACAGCCCTCTGACCCAAGGCATGTGA
- a CDS encoding MGMT family protein, translated as MTAPRRNAFDQRVRVVVAFIPEGRLSTYGQVADWIGAYGCARQVGWALRRLCLPSRIPWQRVVNAQGRISMSLSREGSDWMQRELLIAEGIPVDQEGRLPLKRFLWSPDEGQLAEMGQLLRAL; from the coding sequence ATGACGGCTCCACGGCGCAACGCGTTTGATCAGCGGGTGAGAGTTGTGGTTGCCTTCATTCCTGAGGGGCGCCTGTCCACGTATGGCCAGGTCGCGGACTGGATTGGTGCCTATGGCTGTGCACGCCAGGTGGGTTGGGCCCTGCGCCGTTTATGTCTGCCGTCGCGCATTCCCTGGCAGCGTGTGGTCAATGCCCAAGGCCGTATTTCGATGAGCCTGAGTCGCGAGGGATCCGACTGGATGCAGCGGGAGCTTCTGATCGCTGAGGGGATTCCTGTGGATCAAGAAGGCCGTTTGCCCCTCAAAAGGTTCCTGTGGTCACCTGATGAAGGGCAGCTCGCTGAGATGGGTCAGTTGCTCAGGGCGCTGTAG
- the ubiE gene encoding bifunctional demethylmenaquinone methyltransferase/2-methoxy-6-polyprenyl-1,4-benzoquinol methylase UbiE gives MKPGDAEAVEQLFNDAAPSYDKLNDWLSLGLHRQWKREMVLQLSPKPGEQWLDLCCGTGDLALSLARRLRPGGSVVGVDAAAAPLAIAAQRSACEPWLPVQWQQGDALNLEMPDACADGVLMAYGLRNLADPAAGLRELRRVLREGGRAGLLDFNRLPSGTAAALFQRTYLRRVVVPIASRAGLAEHYAYLEESLKRFPDGAAQQQLALDAGFREACHRPVAAGLMGLLTVWA, from the coding sequence TTGAAGCCCGGCGATGCTGAAGCCGTTGAACAGTTGTTCAACGATGCTGCGCCCAGTTACGACAAGCTCAACGATTGGCTCAGTCTTGGGCTGCATCGCCAATGGAAGCGAGAGATGGTGCTGCAGCTCTCACCAAAGCCGGGAGAGCAATGGTTGGATCTTTGTTGCGGAACGGGTGATTTAGCCCTCTCTTTGGCACGCCGTTTGCGACCTGGAGGGAGTGTGGTTGGTGTGGACGCGGCCGCTGCACCTCTGGCGATTGCGGCCCAACGATCAGCGTGCGAACCCTGGCTGCCGGTGCAATGGCAACAGGGTGATGCTCTGAACCTGGAGATGCCTGATGCCTGTGCCGATGGGGTGTTGATGGCTTATGGATTACGAAATCTTGCTGACCCAGCGGCAGGTCTCAGGGAGCTTCGGCGCGTGCTGCGTGAAGGAGGCCGGGCCGGTCTGCTGGATTTCAACCGACTGCCCTCTGGCACTGCTGCGGCACTGTTCCAACGCACTTACCTGCGCAGAGTGGTGGTTCCCATTGCATCTCGGGCCGGTCTTGCTGAGCACTACGCCTATTTAGAGGAGAGCCTCAAGCGTTTTCCTGATGGAGCCGCTCAGCAGCAGCTGGCTCTCGATGCCGGTTTCCGCGAAGCGTGCCATCGCCCAGTGGCAGCAGGCCTGATGGGCCTTCTCACAGTTTGGGCCTGA
- a CDS encoding transglycosylase domain-containing protein translates to MIRTRRHWILIGGSALVIGSGVALAQSAVVSAFDATLPDARGISRFNRPGTITLLASDGAVIQKLGPATREKIKPGEMPLLVKQAFIAAEDRRFYEHNGVDIWGIGRALVRNVRQGAVREGASTITQQLARTVFLSQDRTITRKLKEAALAYKLERQLSKEQILEQYLNYVYLGASAYGLSDAAWVYFSKTPNQLNLQEAALIAGLPPAPSVYSPLVNPDLALERRSIVLNRMQQAGFITASEAEQARNSPLDLKPAIPKYFNSSAPYFTSWVAQQLPQLLTPEQIEVGGLKIRTSLNLDWQKKAQQVVRKFAPFNTEGVIVSMEPGTGLVRVMVGGKNFSSSQFNRATQGLRSPGSTFKLFPYAAALSSGVKPEDIFMDAPRCWSGYCPKNFNNKYFGKISLADALKNSLNTVAVQLQDKVGFEAIIGTANKLGIGNERPLGKYYPMAIGAYEQTVLEMTTAYAAVANRGVYVKPMAFEEIRGPEGNVLWSRRIDGEKGRRALDSEVADAMNWMLQRVVTGGTGAAARLDDRPVAGKTGTSEGARDLWFIGSIPQLTTAVWFGYDNNAETNSSSGEAAWAWKQFMTQVKGSYNVQNFPPKPVLNRPFTGPQRQSRTTTGATATDENGDQPFSSGEEPTTDKPATPPRRYIAPPGGPPVDENFMPLPVQ, encoded by the coding sequence GTGATTCGCACCCGTCGTCATTGGATTCTGATCGGCGGTTCAGCCCTTGTGATCGGCAGTGGTGTGGCTCTGGCGCAATCCGCCGTTGTCAGTGCTTTCGACGCCACGCTCCCCGATGCACGCGGCATCAGCCGTTTCAATCGACCCGGCACGATCACCCTGCTGGCCAGTGATGGCGCGGTGATCCAGAAGCTGGGACCTGCGACCCGCGAAAAAATCAAACCCGGGGAGATGCCTTTGCTGGTGAAGCAGGCGTTCATCGCCGCGGAAGATCGACGCTTCTACGAGCACAACGGTGTTGATATCTGGGGAATCGGCCGGGCTCTGGTGCGCAACGTGCGCCAGGGAGCCGTGCGAGAAGGCGCCAGCACGATCACCCAGCAACTGGCACGAACGGTGTTCCTCAGTCAGGACCGCACGATCACGCGCAAGCTCAAAGAAGCTGCCCTGGCCTACAAACTCGAACGCCAGCTCAGCAAGGAGCAGATTCTCGAGCAGTACCTGAATTATGTGTATCTCGGAGCCAGCGCCTACGGGCTCTCCGATGCCGCTTGGGTGTATTTCTCCAAGACACCGAATCAACTCAACCTGCAGGAAGCCGCACTGATTGCCGGCCTTCCCCCTGCTCCATCGGTGTATTCACCGCTGGTGAACCCTGACCTGGCCCTGGAGCGACGCAGCATCGTGCTGAATCGGATGCAACAGGCTGGATTCATCACCGCCAGCGAAGCCGAGCAGGCTCGCAACAGCCCGCTCGATCTCAAACCAGCCATTCCCAAATATTTCAACAGCTCAGCGCCGTACTTCACCAGCTGGGTGGCTCAGCAATTGCCGCAGCTGCTGACCCCTGAGCAGATTGAAGTTGGAGGTCTGAAGATCCGCACCAGCCTCAATCTCGACTGGCAGAAGAAAGCCCAGCAAGTGGTGAGGAAGTTTGCCCCGTTCAACACCGAAGGGGTGATCGTGTCGATGGAACCAGGAACGGGCCTGGTGCGAGTGATGGTGGGTGGCAAGAACTTCAGCAGCAGTCAATTCAACAGAGCAACCCAGGGCCTGCGCTCGCCGGGATCCACCTTCAAGCTGTTTCCTTATGCCGCCGCCCTCAGTTCGGGAGTGAAACCGGAAGACATCTTTATGGATGCTCCTCGCTGCTGGTCGGGCTACTGCCCCAAGAATTTCAACAACAAATACTTCGGCAAGATCTCACTGGCTGACGCCCTCAAGAATTCGCTCAATACGGTGGCCGTGCAGCTTCAGGACAAAGTCGGCTTCGAAGCGATCATCGGCACCGCCAACAAGCTGGGCATTGGCAACGAGCGCCCTCTTGGCAAGTACTACCCGATGGCCATCGGTGCCTATGAGCAGACCGTGCTCGAGATGACGACCGCCTATGCCGCCGTGGCCAATCGCGGGGTGTACGTCAAACCCATGGCCTTCGAAGAAATCCGCGGCCCGGAAGGCAACGTTCTCTGGAGCAGGCGCATCGATGGCGAGAAAGGCCGTCGGGCCCTCGACAGCGAGGTGGCCGATGCCATGAACTGGATGCTGCAACGGGTGGTGACAGGAGGAACGGGTGCTGCAGCACGGCTTGATGATCGCCCTGTGGCTGGCAAAACCGGCACCTCCGAAGGAGCCCGAGACCTGTGGTTCATTGGCTCAATTCCACAACTCACCACCGCTGTCTGGTTCGGCTATGACAACAACGCCGAAACCAACAGCAGCAGCGGCGAGGCCGCCTGGGCCTGGAAGCAATTCATGACCCAAGTGAAGGGCAGCTACAACGTTCAGAATTTCCCTCCTAAACCAGTCCTCAACCGCCCCTTCACAGGTCCGCAAAGGCAAAGCCGCACCACAACGGGCGCCACAGCCACCGATGAAAATGGGGACCAGCCGTTCAGCAGCGGCGAAGAACCGACAACCGACAAGCCAGCCACACCCCCTAGGCGCTACATCGCTCCACCCGGGGGGCCACCTGTGGATGAAAACTTCATGCCGCTGCCGGTGCAGTGA
- the hisF gene encoding imidazole glycerol phosphate synthase subunit HisF, which yields MVALRLIPCLDVAKGRVVKGVNFVGLRDAGDPVELACRYSQAGADELVFLDIAASHEGRATLVEMVRRTSEQVTIPFTVGGGIASVEGITELLRAGADKVSLNSSAVRRPELVKEGADLFGCQCIVVAIDARRREAGGWDVYVKGGRENTGLDVIAWARRVAELGAGEILLTSMDGDGTQAGYDLELTRAVAQAVPVPVIASGGAGCLDHIAAALDEGPDGGQASAALLASLLHDGILTVESIKADLLSRGLMIRPLEA from the coding sequence ATGGTCGCCCTGCGCTTGATTCCCTGTCTTGATGTCGCCAAGGGGCGCGTGGTGAAGGGGGTGAATTTCGTCGGACTTCGCGATGCGGGAGATCCTGTCGAGCTGGCCTGCCGTTACAGCCAGGCCGGTGCTGACGAACTGGTGTTTCTGGATATCGCGGCCAGTCATGAGGGCCGAGCCACCCTGGTGGAGATGGTCCGCAGAACATCGGAGCAGGTCACCATTCCCTTCACCGTTGGCGGTGGCATTGCTTCGGTAGAGGGCATTACCGAGCTCCTGCGGGCTGGAGCTGACAAGGTCAGCCTCAATTCCTCAGCAGTGCGAAGGCCGGAGCTGGTGAAGGAAGGAGCGGACCTCTTCGGTTGTCAATGCATCGTGGTGGCGATTGATGCTCGCCGCAGGGAGGCAGGCGGCTGGGATGTGTATGTGAAGGGTGGCCGTGAGAACACTGGCCTGGATGTGATCGCCTGGGCACGCCGAGTGGCTGAACTCGGAGCCGGTGAAATCCTGCTCACCTCCATGGATGGTGATGGCACCCAGGCGGGATATGACCTCGAGCTCACGCGGGCGGTTGCACAAGCCGTACCTGTGCCTGTGATTGCTTCCGGCGGCGCTGGTTGCCTTGATCACATCGCTGCGGCACTCGATGAAGGCCCGGATGGCGGACAGGCATCTGCTGCACTATTGGCATCCCTGCTTCATGACGGAATCCTCACCGTTGAGTCGATCAAGGCCGATTTGCTCAGCCGAGGCCTGATGATCCGGCCCCTTGAGGCTTGA
- a CDS encoding 16S rRNA (cytosine(967)-C(5))-methyltransferase, with protein sequence MAQPADPSSRDALLSRRVAWDVLEAVAAGAYADVALERALRRRPLNALDRGFVTELSYGAIRWRQWLDGWLDRLGKVPARKQPPRLRWLLHIGLYQLLRMERIPASAAVNTTVELAKQGKLARLAPVVNGLLRSALRAREAGEALALPAEPAAALAQEQSLPLWLSRGLFQWCGPEQAERVARAFNQVPPLDLRVNRLRSTPDRAEALFAERGIATAAIAGCPDGLQVLEPSGDLRQWPGFSEGHWCVQDRAAQWVVPLLDPCPGQRVLDACAAPGGKATHLAELMGDEGEIWAVDRSPGRLQRVAANAARLGCSSIQALASDASQLAQERPEWRGRFDRILVDAPCSGLGTLARHPDARWRVTEESVADLLKLQIELLDGLRSLLAPGGRLVYATCTIHPSENTEQIHGWLQDHPDLVLNSEQQRWPDPSGGDGFYAAVITAPAAA encoded by the coding sequence ATGGCTCAACCTGCTGATCCGTCTTCCCGAGATGCTCTGCTCTCTCGTCGTGTTGCCTGGGATGTGCTTGAGGCGGTTGCAGCAGGGGCTTACGCGGACGTCGCTCTGGAGCGGGCTCTGCGGCGCCGGCCTCTGAATGCTCTCGATCGTGGATTTGTCACGGAGCTGTCCTATGGCGCGATTCGCTGGCGGCAGTGGCTGGATGGCTGGCTGGATCGCTTGGGCAAGGTGCCTGCCCGCAAGCAGCCACCACGTTTGCGTTGGCTGCTTCACATCGGCCTTTACCAGTTGCTGCGGATGGAGCGCATTCCTGCCTCGGCTGCCGTGAATACCACCGTGGAACTGGCCAAGCAGGGCAAGTTGGCGCGTTTGGCACCGGTGGTGAATGGACTGTTGCGTTCAGCCTTGCGAGCCCGTGAGGCTGGCGAAGCGTTGGCTCTGCCTGCGGAGCCGGCGGCTGCTCTGGCCCAGGAGCAGTCGCTGCCGTTGTGGCTCAGCCGTGGACTGTTTCAGTGGTGTGGCCCAGAACAGGCGGAGCGCGTTGCCAGAGCTTTCAATCAGGTTCCGCCCCTCGATCTGCGCGTGAATCGCCTGCGTTCAACGCCCGATCGTGCCGAAGCCCTGTTCGCCGAACGCGGCATTGCAACAGCTGCGATCGCCGGTTGCCCGGATGGACTTCAGGTGCTGGAGCCATCCGGTGATCTGCGCCAGTGGCCTGGTTTCAGCGAAGGCCATTGGTGCGTCCAGGATCGTGCGGCTCAGTGGGTGGTTCCGTTGCTGGATCCATGCCCTGGTCAGCGCGTGCTGGACGCTTGTGCTGCCCCAGGTGGCAAAGCCACTCATTTGGCCGAGTTGATGGGAGATGAGGGAGAGATCTGGGCTGTGGACCGTTCACCCGGTCGCTTGCAGCGGGTGGCCGCCAATGCGGCACGGCTGGGCTGCAGCAGTATTCAGGCACTGGCGTCCGATGCGTCGCAGCTCGCCCAGGAGCGACCGGAGTGGAGAGGGCGATTTGACCGGATTCTTGTGGATGCACCCTGTTCAGGTCTAGGCACGTTGGCGCGCCATCCCGATGCTCGCTGGAGAGTCACCGAGGAGTCGGTGGCTGACTTGCTGAAGCTGCAGATCGAGCTCCTGGATGGTCTTCGATCGTTGCTGGCACCGGGTGGACGTCTGGTTTACGCGACCTGCACGATCCACCCCTCAGAAAACACTGAACAGATCCACGGCTGGCTGCAGGACCATCCTGATCTCGTGCTCAACTCAGAGCAGCAGCGCTGGCCTGATCCCAGTGGGGGCGATGGCTTTTATGCCGCAGTGATCACTGCACCGGCAGCGGCATGA
- a CDS encoding phycobilisome rod-core linker polypeptide: protein MLSSTSVATQFGGERATKQPVKLRSGFSGSAEAADVDTAIQEAYKHVYGNAHVMDCERSISLEAELRDGRISVQEFIRGLAKSDFYRKNFYDSCSPQRTIELDFKHLLGRPPHDQSEVSESIQIQAAAGHDALVDSLIDSEEYSQAFGEHGVPFVRSWQNQPGSAQSAFNRTAAVSLGYAYSDKAIGTGSRLGNQLATGRASRIAFPASAKLQLMRISNSWRGNQPPRWATRVATVFVIAGVIEVTRLVVTVAYSALSN from the coding sequence ATGCTTTCGTCCACCTCTGTCGCGACACAATTCGGCGGTGAACGTGCAACCAAGCAACCCGTAAAACTGCGGTCCGGGTTTTCAGGTTCTGCAGAAGCAGCAGATGTCGATACGGCGATTCAAGAGGCCTACAAGCATGTTTATGGCAATGCACATGTCATGGATTGTGAGCGCTCAATCTCCCTTGAGGCTGAATTGCGCGATGGACGGATCAGCGTGCAGGAGTTCATCCGAGGCCTCGCCAAGTCGGACTTCTATCGCAAAAACTTTTACGATTCCTGCTCTCCCCAGCGAACCATCGAACTGGATTTCAAACATCTGCTGGGCAGGCCGCCTCATGACCAAAGCGAAGTGTCCGAATCCATTCAGATTCAGGCAGCAGCCGGACACGATGCGCTTGTGGACTCTCTGATTGATTCAGAGGAATACAGCCAAGCCTTCGGAGAGCACGGCGTTCCGTTCGTGCGCTCCTGGCAAAACCAACCTGGATCAGCCCAGTCGGCCTTCAACCGCACTGCCGCAGTCTCTCTGGGTTACGCCTATAGCGACAAAGCCATCGGAACAGGCTCCAGGCTTGGCAATCAACTGGCGACTGGGCGCGCCAGCAGAATCGCGTTTCCTGCCTCCGCCAAGCTCCAGTTGATGCGAATCTCCAACAGCTGGAGAGGCAATCAGCCACCACGCTGGGCCACCCGAGTTGCAACGGTGTTCGTGATCGCAGGCGTGATCGAAGTCACGCGTTTGGTGGTCACCGTGGCCTACAGCGCCCTGAGCAACTGA
- a CDS encoding DUF2862 domain-containing protein, producing the protein MKRLTGSEPLPTPKLESIEVGSKVRVTRVRDRIPQGMVDLLKSDAFGTVTEFRTVDGKGIGVVVELSDGSSSWFFEDEIVAA; encoded by the coding sequence ATCAAACGATTAACCGGCTCAGAACCTCTTCCAACACCGAAACTCGAGTCCATTGAGGTTGGGAGCAAAGTTCGCGTCACCCGGGTTCGTGATCGCATTCCCCAGGGCATGGTTGACCTCCTGAAAAGTGATGCCTTCGGCACCGTTACTGAATTCCGTACGGTCGATGGCAAAGGCATTGGAGTGGTCGTCGAGCTGAGCGATGGATCCAGCTCCTGGTTCTTTGAAGACGAGATCGTCGCTGCCTGA